One genomic region from Cinclus cinclus chromosome 22, bCinCin1.1, whole genome shotgun sequence encodes:
- the SPAG5 gene encoding sperm-associated antigen 5: MLPLVWVEKTLSSSLLVESLRHSLPLHKPQQDTSTSVTPVPTVATGTSVTPVPTVATGTSVTPVPTGTSVTPVPTAVAGTSTTPVPTTAFGTSMTPMPTMATGTSMTPVLSMATGTFMTPRDVWERSMNTSRGSLPCAKDSAAETDSLLWHCPREQLKTLPRAELEGRLESTLIIIEALSLQLRDWQESQRLRPGVGPAKQRDVLTQTDPIHPEGSTWSSQSLLFRGLADAAFRSLQLEQERTLVSRCQTVLESVPSKVQSCLEEKDTFRQQVDEALQAKDQEYLFLEAFLAHASAQISARDQSLASQQELSTLLAHAINLQASLSAETQSFREFLDVTFENLEKEKRALDEEWEQMRALVFQSYALLERVPGKLRSCLDELAATRERAEEALQAKEEVSCQLEKTLVTLQDTEAQLEQLTVANSRLGKDLSSVTINLASTEQERDALQQENEKQWEEMAQLAQERNSLQQECKELCQELREATECREFLDQENQMCRTQLLEVEARLNSTLATLQERVLQHEELMESHQRLREEQTALSKELDSTKAELLSLQTKRNKVSWCSTDIMESKMQLQELADCLKAALEEQDDDDAPSRSKAWTPGPRTPGWQTPRRAWTPAFRTPVCRTPHTSSSFVGSVLKAVAGKDASETTKSGSKAAKDKLGSVPKSIDPEDALLESVKELRAVVSNLAMLSSRIQELEQSEFRALQTEISDLQLRLEMVTAESQEKVDGQAATIAKLNKVLRTKLENEKELQDVVKQQEEKMLQLINKSGEVMRLKAEVSELKRLLQLAETEAKVLWEEMRAKEHQVDTTYIQERVMLRREVDKLRLLLVEKENENIRLTDKYLEQVRGLEMKLHHTQKVLRTHEEMQEKIKEVLPAVPEVALGCQELQSLLHYLGLKPASKEAAEPL, encoded by the exons ATGTTGCCACTGGTGTGGGTGGAGAAGACCCTCAGCAGCTCATTGCTGGTGGAATCCCTGCGGCACAGCCTGCCCCTCCACAAGCCGCAGCAGGACACCAGCACCAGCGTGACCCCAGTGCCCACTGTGGCCACTGGCACCAGCGTGACCCCAGTGCCCACTGTGGCCACTGGCACCAGCGTGACCCCAGTGCCCACTGGCACCAGCGTGACCCCAGTGCCCACTGCAGTTGCGGGCACCAGCACGACCCCAGTGCCCACCACAGCCTTTGGGACCAGCATGACCCCCATGCCCACTATGGCCACGGGCACCAGCATGACCCCGGTGCTCTCCATGGCCACCGGCACCTTCATGACACCTCGGGACGTGTGGGAGAGGAGCATGAACACATCCAGGGGAAGCCTCCCCTGTGCTAAGGACAGCGCTGCAGAAACAGACTCCCTGCTCTGGCA TTGTCCCCGGGAGCAGCTGAAGACCCTGCCGAGGGCAGAACTGGAGGGGAGGCTGGAAAGCACCCTCATCATCATCGAAGCCCTCTCGCTGCAGCTCCGTGACTGGCAGGAGAGCCAGCGGCTGCGGCCTGGCGTGGGGCCGGCCAAGCAGAGGGACGTGCTCACACAGACGGATCCCATCCACCCCGAAGGG agcacctggagcagccagagccTCTTGTTCCGGGGCTTGGCGGATGCTGCTTTTCGGAGCTTGCAG ctggagcaggagaggacCCTGGTGTCCCGGTGCCAGACTGTGCTTGAGAGTGTTCCCAGCAAggtgcagagctgcctggaagAGAAGGATACCTTCAGGCAGCAAGTGGATGAAGCCCTACAAGCCAAGGATCAG GAATATCTCTTCCTGGAGGCCTTCCTTGCCCATGCCAGTGCCCAGATCAGTGCCCGTGACCAGAGCCTGGCCTCCCAGCAAGAGCTGAGCACGCTGCTGGCCCATGCCATCAACCTGCAG GCATCCCTGTCTGCCGAGACGCAGTCTTTCCGGGAATTCTTAGACGTCACCTTTGAAAatctggagaaggaaaagagagccCTGGATGAGGAG TGGGAGCAGATGAGGGCCCTGGTGTTCCAGTCCTATGCCCTGTTGGAACGTGTGCCTGGCAAGCTTCGGAGCTGCCTGGACGAGCTGGCTGCCACACGGGAACGAGCAGAGGAAGCTCTTCAAGCCAAGGAGGAG GTATCCTGCCAGCTGGAGAAGACCTTGGTgaccctgcaggacacagaggctcagctggagcagctgacaGTGGCCAACTCACGCCTGGGCAAAG ACCTGAGCTCTGTGACCATTAATCTGGCGAGCACGGAGCAGGAGCGCGATGCGCTGCAGCAGGAGAACGAGAAGCAGTGGGAGGAGATGGCCCA GCTGGCGCAGGAGAGGAactccctgcagcaggagtgcaaggagctgtgccaggaactGCGGGAGGCCACCGAGTGTCGGGAG TTCTTGGATCAGGAGAACCAAATGTGCCGCACgcagctgctggaggtggaGGCCAGACTGAACTCCACGCTGGCCACGCTGCAGGAGCGTGTCCTGCAGCACGAGGAGCTGATGGAGTCCCACCAACGCCTGCG GGAAGAGCAGACTGCCCTCAGCAAAGAGCTGGACAGTACCAAGGCTGAGCTACTCAGCTTGCAGACAAAGAGGAACAAAGTTTCTTGGTGTTCCACGGACATTATGGAGAGCAAGATGCAGTTGCAGGAGCTCGCTGATTGCCTCAAGGCTGCTCTAGAAGAGCAG gatgatgatgatgctcCATCGAGAAGCAAAGCCTGGACCCCGGGTCCCCGGACCCCGGGCTGGCAGACCCCACGCCGTGCCTGGACCCCAGCATTCCGCACCCCAGTGTGCCGCACCCCAcacaccagcagctcctttgTGGGCAGCGTACTGAAGGCTGTGGCAGGGAAAG ATGCCAGTGAAACCACCAAAAGTGGGAGTAAAGCTGCGAAGGACAAACTTGGATCTGTGCCCAAGTCAATAG ATCCTGAGGATGCTCTGCTGGAGAGCGTGAAGGAGCTGAGAGCTGTGGTCTCCAACCTTGCCATGCTGAGCTCCCGCATCCAAGAACTGGAACAGAGCGAGTTCAGGGCACTGCAGACAGAGAT ctctgacCTGCAGCTGCGCCTGGAGATGGTGacagctgagagccaggagaaggtGGATGGCCAGGCTGCCACCATTGCCAAGCTGAACAAGGTGCTGAGGACCAAGCTCGAG AAtgagaaggagctgcaggacgTGGTGaaacagcaggaagagaaaatgttGCAACTCATCAACAAGAGTGGGGAAGTTATG AGGCTGAAGGCAGAAGTCTCCGAGCTGAAGCGCTTGCTCCAGCTTGCAGAGACAGAAGCCAAGGTGCTGTGGGAAGAGATGAGGGCCAAGGAGCACCAGGTGGACACTACCTACATCCAGGAGCGGGTCATGCTGCGGCGGGAG GTGGATAAACTGAGGCTGCTGCTcgtggaaaaagaaaatgagaatataCGGCTCACTGACAAGTACCTGGAGCAG GTCCGAGGGCTGGAGATGAAACTCCATCACACCCAGAAAGTGCTCAGGACCCATGAGGAGATGCAGGAGAAGATAAAAGAG